CGCCCCAGGCCCCGAAGTCATGCTTGAATGCGGGGTAGGCGCTGTTGATCACCACCGGCAGGTCCCGCCGGACCCGCAGCAGCTCGCCCAGGGTGGTCAGGCCGTCCATGCCGGACATGCGGATGTCCAGGACCACCACGTCCACGGCATCGGAACGGATCCGCTCCAGGGCCGCCTCGCCGCTGGCGGCCGAGACCACCCGGTAGCCCTCGTCCTCGAACTCGAGCGTGTAGAGGTCCACCAGGCTCTCGTCGTCCTCCACGATCAGGAGAGACTTCTTCCCGTTCACACCTGCCACCTTTCTGTGGTTCCCGGGCCGCCGGCCCGGTCGGTTCAGGCCGCCTGTTTCCGGTCGGAGCGGGCCGGGCGGCGCCGGTCCGCGGCGCCCTCCCGGCGGTCTTCGTTCCCCTTCAGCGGCAGCACCACCGAGAACACGCAGCCCCAGTCGCCGTCGCTGCGCACCCGGATCTCGCCGCCGTGCTCGCGCACGATCTGGTCGGCCACCGCCAGTCCCAGCCCGGTGCCGTTCTCGCGCGAGGTGCAGAACGGCACGAACAGGCGTTCCATCACCTCGCCCGGGATCTTGGGGCCGTCATTGGCCACGTCCACTTCCACGTGCTCCGGCAGCCGCCGGGTCTCCACCTTGATCCGGCCGCCGTGGGAGACGTTCTGCAGCGCGTTCTGCAGGATGTTGAGCAGCACCTGCTTGATCTTGTCGGCGTCCAGCAGCAGCTCGGGGATGTCCGGGCCCAGCCGCTTCACCAGGCGCACCTTCCGCTCGCCCAGCGTGGGCCCGAGCAACTGCAGCGTCTCCCCCAGCACCTTGTTCAGGTCCTCCAGGCGCACCCGCGGCTGCGACAGCTGCGCGAACTGCAGCTGCTCGGTCAGGATCCGCTCCAGGCGCTCGGTTTCGCGCACCACCAGTTCCATGGGTTCGCGGTTGGGGTCGGTCTGGGCCAGCGTGCGGGTCACGCGCCGGGCGAAGCCGCCGATGGCGGCCAGCGGGTTGCGGATTTCGTGGGCCACCTTGGCGCTCATCTCCCCCAGCGCGGCGAGCTTCTCGTTGCGCAGCAGCAGCGCCTGGGTCTCGCGCAGCCGGATCTCCTGGCGGCGCGTCCCGTCGAGCAGCCGCAGGTTGTCCACCGCGATGGCAGCCTGGTCGGCCAGGGTGCCCAGGAATTGCCGGTCGTGCCGGTCGAAGGCCGGCAGCTCGAAGCTGGCGCGCGCCATGCGGTCGTACACCGCCAGCGCGCCGATCACGCGGCCGCGAACCACCAGCGGCGCGCACAGCGCGGCGCGCCCGACCTGCTCACCCTCGAGGTCGCGCACCGCGATCGGTTCCCCGCGGCGGGCCGCCTCGGTGGCCAGCGAGGCCAGGGAGGCCTCCACCTCCGGGCCGGGTTGCGTGCCCCCCGCGCACCAGCGCGAGTGGACCGCCAGCCCGCTGGCGGCCGAGAGCCAGGCGATGCCCCCACGCGCCGAGGTGACCTCCGCCGCGCAGCGCACCAGCAGCTCGAGGGTCTTCTTCAAGTCCTGCACGCCCAGGAAGTGCTTGCCGATCTCGTGGAGGGTGGCCAGCTGGGCGGCACGCGTGCGCACTTCGGAGAGCTGCTGCGCATTGCCCAGGGCCAGGCCCGCCTGGTGGGCCACCTCGGCGGCCAGCGCCAGGCGCTCGCCCGCGTCGCCGGGCTGGCCAGCGAAACGGTCGGCCACCACCACTCCCAGGACCCGGTCCACCGAGCGCAGCGGCACCACCAGCCCGGTGGGGCCGTCGAACATGTCGCGCAGCCCCGCCGGCAGCGGGTCGTGCGCGCCGAAGCAACCCGCTTCACCGGCCAGCGCCCGGGCCAGCACGCCCTCGGGCAGGCTGGCGACGGGATAGCTCAGCGCGGCCACGCACGCGGTCAGGGCCGCGTCGCCGGGCCCCGGCGAGCTGCCCACCGCGAGGCGCACCAGGTCCTCCAGGGGCATGGGCTCCCGCTCCAGCGTGGACCAGATTTCGTAGGCGGCCTCGCGCGAGGGAGGCCCCACCGCCATGTGCCCGCGCAGCGTGCCGGTCTCCTCGTCCACCAGCAACATCGCCGCCCGGTTCATCGCCAGCGCCGTGCCCGCGGTGACCGCGGTCAGCGTGATCCGGGCGATGCGCTCGGGCTCCATGGTGGCGTGCATGAGGTTGACCACCCGGAACAGCAATTCCAGGTCGGCCAGCTCACGCTCGAGGTCGTGGGCGCGTTCCATCGGGTCGCGGTCCTTTGTGGGATCGTTCCGGCCCCTGGTGGGGCGAAAGCGGAACTCGGGGTCGTGCTTCACTGTCTGAGCCCATCCGGCGGCCCGCCTGTCGGAAGGCCGCACCTGTCCACTCCGGAATTTCGCAAGTTCCGTTCCAGCAACGCCTCCCGGCCTCCAGGCCCCGGCACAACCCCCACGGATCCCGGTAAGACGTTCTCCGATTGGGACTTGACAGCCTCCGGACCCGCCTCTAACTTCCTTCTGATCCACCCCTTACGCCAACCCAAGGAGTCGAGCATGGGCAGTGACGGACCGGCGGCCTTCGGCCCCCAGGACAAAAACCAGCCATCCATTAACATCGAGCTCGGGGAGAAGGAAGCCGAGGGGATCTATTCGAACCTGGCCCTGATTGCGCACTCGCCGTCCGAATTCATCGTGGATTTCGCGCGGGTGCTGCCCGGAATCCCCAAGAGCCGCGTGTACGCGCGCATCGTCATGACCCCGCACCACGCGAAGCTCCTGTCGCAGGCGCTGGAGCAGAATCTGAAGAAGTTCGAAGAGAGCTTCGGCAAGATCAACATCCCCGGCGACCCCGGCTCCCAGGCCCGCGGCATCGGGTTCTAGCCGGGGCCGCGCGGACCGCGGCGCGCCAGCGCGTAGTAGCCGCCGCCCAGCGCCTCCACCCGGCCTTCCAGCTCCAGCCGCACCAGCTCCGCCTGCACCGCGCCGGCGCTGCTTCCGCCGTTCGCCAGCTCGTCCACGTGCTGCGGCTCGCGCCGCAGCGCCCGCAGCAGCCATTCGCGCTCCGGGCCCTCCCCGCCCTCCGGAAGGGACTCGGGCGCGGGGTCATCCGACGCACCCGTCCCGCACCTCCCGCACGCGGAGCCCCAGCCCATCGCCGCCAGCACGTCCGAGGCATCCAGGAGCGGAGTCGCGCCGGCGCGCAGGAGCTGGTTCGAACCGCGACACGACGGTGCGGTGGGATCTCCCGGGGCCACCAGCGCCGGCACCTGCATGGCCAGCGCCCAGTTCACGGTGGTGAGCGCGCCCGACCTCTCTCCCGCCTCCACCACCAGCACCGCGTCCGCGACGGCCACCATCAGCCGGTTGCGCCGGGGAAAATGGTAGGGTAGCGGCTGCGTGCCGGGCTCGAACTCGCTCAACGCCGCGCCCCGCGCGCACACCCGCTCCAGCAGGCCGGCGT
Above is a window of Candidatus Eisenbacteria bacterium DNA encoding:
- a CDS encoding response regulator, producing the protein MNGKKSLLIVEDDESLVDLYTLEFEDEGYRVVSAASGEAALERIRSDAVDVVVLDIRMSGMDGLTTLGELLRVRRDLPVVINSAYPAFKHDFGAWGAEAYVVKSANLDELKARVREALQRHDPARAA
- a CDS encoding GAF domain-containing protein, whose amino-acid sequence is MERAHDLERELADLELLFRVVNLMHATMEPERIARITLTAVTAGTALAMNRAAMLLVDEETGTLRGHMAVGPPSREAAYEIWSTLEREPMPLEDLVRLAVGSSPGPGDAALTACVAALSYPVASLPEGVLARALAGEAGCFGAHDPLPAGLRDMFDGPTGLVVPLRSVDRVLGVVVADRFAGQPGDAGERLALAAEVAHQAGLALGNAQQLSEVRTRAAQLATLHEIGKHFLGVQDLKKTLELLVRCAAEVTSARGGIAWLSAASGLAVHSRWCAGGTQPGPEVEASLASLATEAARRGEPIAVRDLEGEQVGRAALCAPLVVRGRVIGALAVYDRMARASFELPAFDRHDRQFLGTLADQAAIAVDNLRLLDGTRRQEIRLRETQALLLRNEKLAALGEMSAKVAHEIRNPLAAIGGFARRVTRTLAQTDPNREPMELVVRETERLERILTEQLQFAQLSQPRVRLEDLNKVLGETLQLLGPTLGERKVRLVKRLGPDIPELLLDADKIKQVLLNILQNALQNVSHGGRIKVETRRLPEHVEVDVANDGPKIPGEVMERLFVPFCTSRENGTGLGLAVADQIVREHGGEIRVRSDGDWGCVFSVVLPLKGNEDRREGAADRRRPARSDRKQAA
- a CDS encoding DUF3467 domain-containing protein, translating into MGSDGPAAFGPQDKNQPSINIELGEKEAEGIYSNLALIAHSPSEFIVDFARVLPGIPKSRVYARIVMTPHHAKLLSQALEQNLKKFEESFGKINIPGDPGSQARGIGF
- the dprA gene encoding DNA-protecting protein DprA — protein: MTAADPEYPERFFRLEQAPAVVWVRGRLEPAARRVALVGARRATRGGRAFARDLAAELAREGVEVWSGLARGVDAAAHEGALEAGRTVAVLGAGLDVVYPPEHAGLLERVCARGAALSEFEPGTQPLPYHFPRRNRLMVAVADAVLVVEAGERSGALTTVNWALAMQVPALVAPGDPTAPSCRGSNQLLRAGATPLLDASDVLAAMGWGSACGRCGTGASDDPAPESLPEGGEGPEREWLLRALRREPQHVDELANGGSSAGAVQAELVRLELEGRVEALGGGYYALARRGPRGPG